In one window of bacterium DNA:
- a CDS encoding NAD(P)/FAD-dependent oxidoreductase, producing the protein MSKKEISIIGGGASGIMAAIAAARGGAKVRLWEKDHSLGRKLLATGNGRCNFSNRDLAPKHFHAQVPAVTDMVLSQFELQQTLEFFHELGIEYYCDARGRYFPRSNEAP; encoded by the coding sequence ATGTCAAAAAAAGAAATATCGATAATAGGCGGCGGGGCCTCGGGGATAATGGCGGCCATTGCCGCCGCCAGGGGCGGGGCCAAAGTGCGGCTATGGGAGAAGGACCACTCCCTGGGCCGCAAACTTTTAGCCACCGGCAACGGACGCTGCAATTTCAGCAACCGCGACCTGGCTCCAAAACACTTCCACGCCCAGGTTCCGGCGGTGACTGACATGGTGCTGTCGCAGTTTGAACTGCAGCAGACCCTGGAATTTTTCCATGAACTGGGGATAGAATATTACTGCGATGCCCGGGGCCGTTATTTCCCCAGATCCAACGAGGCTCCC